The Salvelinus fontinalis isolate EN_2023a chromosome 24, ASM2944872v1, whole genome shotgun sequence genome has a segment encoding these proteins:
- the LOC129822088 gene encoding alpha-2-macroglobulin-like isoform X1 produces the protein MALHLLSLVLITSVILQTVTSSTFKTIYLVTVSSEVVGGTTEKLCAQVHQTTEPLSLKVSMEMEDGSSTILLEEAVTQDFYRCTSFQVPTVKADSVATVHVSIKGRKDEMSKKTKIFIKPKRFLTIFQTDKPVYKPGQTVKFRIVSLDASFLSFNQMYETVELQDPNSNRIAQWLNQSTVSGILDLSHPMSAEATQGSYVITAWNEKGEQTSQNFDIKEYVLPKYEVKVHLPQTITILDKQATLRVCGKYTYGKPVLGSVTTKVCRNANRRYWSYDSSNICDLYLMKTDKTGCATQIIDVTRFGLNESKFDDFEVETEMEEYGTGVILKGSGKASFTNVIITVSFEDVPQAYKPGIAYEGKIKVTGPDSTPIPNEPVYLFLQNSGTSENWTLTTDSKGIASFSLDTSLWSSESVSLSARYQKVKKDYPYMRSVRRPEYTSANHFARKFYSKSKSFVKIMQGEGKFSCKKDGIVLARYIIQGEELIKGQTTLDFFYLVISRGSIQQHGRLPVAVIEGKVNQGELTLSLQRMPELTPLAQVVVYTMLPDGEAVADSRDFPIHLCLKNKVSLKFSSLQELPGEKTFLSLQAHPGSLCSLRAIDQSVLLLQPEQELSLDSVFSQLPVQKLSGYSHRVEDFDPYPCLPFPSIIEEEMEVPHPPIPEDLEATPVPDRKKRSFWFGPNNDKNDVYNIFKEVGIKILTNSDVKKPFDCNLRFSMEDDMEGDEIDAPLLVAYMMEEGSGAEASDGPKETVRTYFPETWIWDLVPVGDTGKVNVEKTVPDTITKWAAGAFCTSSVGFGLAPNTGLTAFQPFFVSLTLPYSVIRGEVFTLKATVFNYLSKCIMVKVILAESDQFTARPCEGCQYTLCLCAEESRTFKWILTPTALGEVSVKVSAEALKTEELCGNEVATVPEKGRIDTIVQTLLVEAEGTQETVSHNALLCPAEGPVEKDISLKLPEVFVEGSAKATLSVLGDLMGRAMKNLDSLLKMPYGCGEQNMVLFAPNIYILNYLQSTRQLTKEIQTRATGFLESGYQRELNYKHDDGSYSAFGQSDESGNTWLTSFVLKSFGGAKPYIFVDPAHIAQAKAWLASHQQKDGCITSVGKLFHNGMKGGVGDQVSLTAYITAALLELDGNTTDPMVEKSLVCLKAAVSDKLENTYTTALLSYTFTLAQNQDMRAKLITHLDKIVDTSGGNRHWQRAEASGRKTDSLEVEMTSYVLLALLSGPSMPGFGLDYSTAIVRWLAQQQNPYGGFASTQDTVVALQALAKYGAATFSPEGASAVSVSSAGGLNMEFTVNQNNRLLYQEEQLNEVPGDYNIKAQGKSCVFVQIAMHYNIPPPPDFSTFNISTETLGKCNSTKKSLIVSVDVRYNGRREETNMVIINVKLLSGFVLDKSSLRPLKNDPTVKRVDLEEGHVIIYLDGLKQKETKTYSLAIEEDVPVRNLKPAVVKVYDYYQTSDEAVSEYSSPCAESDEINEV, from the exons ATGGCTCTCCACTTACTTTCCCTTGTATTGATCACCTCAGTGATTTTACAAACTGTGACATCGAGCACCTTCAAAAC GATTTACCTGGTGACGGTCAGCTCGGAAGTGGTAGGAGGGACCACAGAGAAACTTTGTGCTCAGGTCCACCAAACCACAGAGCCTCTGTCATTGAAGGTGTCGATGGAGATGGAGGATGGCAGCAGCACCATTCTACTGGAGGAAGCCGTAACACAGGATTTCTATCGCTGCACCTCCTTCCAG GTACCCACAGTGAAGGCTGACAGTGTGGCCACTGTCCATGTCAGCATCAAGGGGAGGAAGGATGAGATGAGTAAAAAGACCAAGATCTTTATCAAGCCCAAAAGATTCCTCACCATTTTCCAGACAGACAAACCAGTCTACaaacctggacagacag TCAAGTTCCGAATCGTCTCGCTGGATGCTAGTTTCTTGTCATTCAATCAGATG TATGAAACAGTGGAACTTCAG GACCCCAACTCCAACCGCATTGCTCAGTGGTTGAACCAGTCAACAGTGAGTGGAATTCTGGACCTGTCCCACCCCATGTCTGCAGAGGCAACGCAAGGAAGTTACGTCATCACTGCATGGAATGAGAAGGGAGAACAAACCTCCCAAAACTTTGACATCAAAGAATATG TGTTGCCCAAATATGAGGTGAAAGTCCATCTTCCCCAAACAATAACTATTCTGGACAAACAAGCAACACTGAGAGTTTGTGGAAA ATACACTTATGGAAAACCAGTGCTGGGGTCTGTCACGACGAAAGTTTGCAGAAATGCCAATCGACGTTACTGGTCATATGATTCTAGTAATATCTGCGACTTGTATCTTATGAAA ACGGACAAAACTGGTTGTGCAACCCAAATTATTGACGTGACCCGGTTCGGTTTAAATGAATCAAAGTTTGATGACTTTGAAGTGGAGACTGAGATGGAGGAATATGGAACGG GGGTCATCCTTAAAGGTAGTGGTAAGGCAAGCTTCACCAATGTCATCATAACTGTCAGTTTTGAGGACGTGCCCCAAGCATATAAACCAGGGATTGCATACGAGGGGAAG ATCAAAGTGACCGGTCCAGACTCTACTCCCATTCCCAATGAGCCTGTGTATCTCTTCCTACAAAACAGTGGCACATCTGAAAACTGGACTCTCACCACAGACAGCAAGGGCATTGCTTCTTTCTCTCTAGACACTTCTCTGTGGAGTTCTGAGTCTGTGTCTCTGTCG GCTCGTTATCAAAAGGTTAAGAAGGATTATCCGTACATGCGCAGTGTGCGTAGACCAGAATATACATCCGCTAACCATTTCGCAAGGAAGTTTTATTCCAAGAGCAAGAGCTTTGTGAAGATAATGCAGGGCGAAGGGAAGTTCTCCTGTAAAAAGGACGGTATTGTTCTTGCTCGCTACATCATCCAGGGGGAGGAGCTGATAAAGGGACAGACGACCCTGGACTTTTTCTATCTG GTTATATCTAGAGGCAGCATTCAGCAGCATGGCCGTCTTCCTGTGGCCGTTATTGAAGGAAAAG TAAACCAAGGGGAGCTGACGCTCTCGCTGCAGCGAATGCCTGAGCTGACCCCTTTAGCCCAGGTAGTGGTGTATACCATGCTGCCTGATGGGGAGGCAGTAGCAGACAGTCGAGACTTCCCCATTCACCTCTGCCTGAAAAACAAG GTGTCCCTGAAGTTCTCGTCCCTCCAGGAGTTGCCAGGGGAGAAGACCTTTCTGAGCCTCCAGGCCCACCCGGGGTCTCTTTGTTCTCTCAGGGCCATCGACCAGAGTGTGCTGCTGCTGCAGCCTGAACAGGAGCTCAGTTTAGACTCT gtcttcAGTCAGCTGCCTGTTCAGAAGTTGTCTGGATATTCACACAGAGTAGAAGACTTTGACCCCTACCCATGCCTACCATTTCCTTCAATCATtgaagaggagatggaggtgcCCCATCCACCTATACCTGAGGATTTGGAAGCAACACCCGTACCTGATAGGAAAAAACGCTCATTCTGGTTTGGCCCCAACAACGACAAAAACGACGTTTACAACATCTTTAAA GAAGTTGGAATCAAGATCCTGACCAACTCCGACGTGAAAAAACCTTTTGACTGTAACCTAAGGTTTTCTATGGAGGACGATATGGAAGGTG ATGAAATTGATGCTCCATTGTTAGTTGCCTACATGATGGAAGAGGGCTCAGGAGCTGAAGCCTCTGACGGGCCTAAGGAGACCGTCCGCACATACTTCCCTGAGACCTGGATCTGGGACCTGGTGCCTGTGGG AGATACAGGAAAGGTGAATGTTGAGAAGACTGTCCCTGACACCATCACTAAGTGGGCTGCAGGGGCGttctgtacttcctcagtgggtTTTGGCCTGGCTCCCAACACTGGCCTCACTGCCTTCCAACCCTTCTTTGTGAGCCTGACGCTGCCCTACTCTGTCATCCGGGGGGAGGTGTTCACACTCAAGGCCACAGTGTTCAACTACCTCTCCAAGTGTATCATG GTGAAGGTGATTCTAGCTGAGTCGGACCAGTTCACAGCCAGGCCATGTGAAGGCTGCCAGTACACCCTGTGTCTGTGTGCTGAAGAGAGCAGGACCTTCAAGTGGATCCTCACCCCAACTGCTCTGG GGGAGGTGAGTGTGAAAGTGAGCGCCGAGGCATTGAAGACTGAGGAGCTCTGCGGAAACGAAGTGGCCACGGTGCCAGAGAAAGGACGCATTGACACCATTGTGCAAACACTGCTGGTAGAG GCCGAGGGAACCCAGGAGACGGTTAGCCACAACgccctgctctgccctgcag AGGGCCCAGTGGAGAAGGACATCTCTCTGAAGCTGCCTGAGGTGTTTGTGGAGGGCTCTGCCAAGGCCACCCTCTCAGTACTAG GCGACCTGATGGGCCGGGCCATGAAGAACCTGGACAGCCTGTTGAAGATGCCCTATGGCTGTGGAGAGCAGAACATGGTGCTGTTTGCTCCCAACATCTACATCCTCAACTACCTGCAGAGCACCAGGCAGCTCACCAAGGAGATCCAGACCAGGGCCACAGGCTTCTTAGAGAGTG GCTACCAGAGAGAGCTCAACTACAAGCATGATGATGGCTCCTACAGTGCCTTTGGGCAGAGTGATGAGTCTGGAAACACCTG GCTCACCTCCTTTGTGCTGAAGTCCTTTGGCGGGGCCAAGCCCTACATCTTTGTGGACCCCGCCCACATTGCCCAGGCCAAGGCCTGGTTGGCCAGTCACCAGCAGAAGGATGGCTGCATCACATCAGTGGGGAAACTCTTCCATAACGGCATGAAG GGAGGGGTCGGGGATCAAGTGTCGCTCACTGCCTACATTACCGCTGCACTCCTGGAGCTGGATGGCAACACTACT GACCCCATGGTGGAGAAGAGTCTGGTGTGTCTGAAGGCAGCAGTGTCTGACAAGCTGGAGAACACCTACACCACAGCCCTGCTGTCCTACACATTCACCCTGGCACAAAACCAGGACATGAGGGCCAAGCTcatcacccacctggacaagattGTTGATACCTCAG GTGGCAATCGTCACTGGCAGAGAGCAGAGGCTTCTGGGCGGAAGACGGACTCTCTGGAGGTGGAAATGACATCCTACGTGCTGCTGGCGCTGCTCTCAGGCCCCTCCATGCCAGGCTTTGGGCTGGACTACTCCACCGCCATCGTCCGCTGGCTGGCCCAGCAGCAGAACCCCTACGGAGGTTTTGCTTCCACACAG GACACAGTGGTAGCACTGCAGGCCCTGGCCAAGTACGGTGCTGCCACCTTCAGTCCAGAGGGCGCCAGTGCAGTCAGTGTGAGCTCAGCTGGAGGCCTGAATATGGAGTTCACTGTGAATCAGAACAACAGGCTGCTCTATCAGGAGGAGCAGCTGAATGAGGTCCCTGGGGACTACAACATCAAGGCACAGGGCAAGAGCTGCGTGTTTGTGCAG ATCGCCATGCACTACAATATTCCCCCTCCCCCTGATTTCTCTACTTTTAACATCTCAACAGAGACACTGGGGAAATGCAACAGCACCAAGAAATCTCTGATTGTGTCTGTGGATGTAAG GTACAACGGTCGGCGAGAGGAGACCAACATGGTGATCATCAATGTCAAGCTTCTCTCCGGCTTCGTCCTGGACAAGTCCTCCCTCAGGCCT TTGAAAAATGACCCCACTGTCAAGCGAGTTGACCTGGAGGAAGGACATGTCATAATCTACCTAGATGGG CTGAAGCAGAAGGAAACTAAGACGTACAGCCTGGCCATAGAGGAGGATGTGCCTGTGAGGAATCTGAAACCAGCTGTGGTGAAAGTGTATGACTACTACCAGACAA GTGATGAAGCTGTGAGTGAATACAGCTCCCCATGTGCAGAGA GTGATGAAATCAATGaagtgtga
- the LOC129822088 gene encoding alpha-2-macroglobulin-like isoform X3: protein MALHLLSLVLITSVILQTVTSSTFKTIYLVTVSSEVVGGTTEKLCAQVHQTTEPLSLKVSMEMEDGSSTILLEEAVTQDFYRCTSFQVPTVKADSVATVHVSIKGRKDEMSKKTKIFIKPKRFLTIFQTDKPVYKPGQTVKFRIVSLDASFLSFNQMYETVELQDPNSNRIAQWLNQSTVSGILDLSHPMSAEATQGSYVITAWNEKGEQTSQNFDIKEYVLPKYEVKVHLPQTITILDKQATLRVCGKYTYGKPVLGSVTTKVCRNANRRYWSYDSSNICDLYLMKTDKTGCATQIIDVTRFGLNESKFDDFEVETEMEEYGTGVILKGSGKASFTNVIITVSFEDVPQAYKPGIAYEGKIKVTGPDSTPIPNEPVYLFLQNSGTSENWTLTTDSKGIASFSLDTSLWSSESVSLSARYQKVKKDYPYMRSVRRPEYTSANHFARKFYSKSKSFVKIMQGEGKFSCKKDGIVLARYIIQGEELIKGQTTLDFFYLVISRGSIQQHGRLPVAVIEGKVNQGELTLSLQRMPELTPLAQVVVYTMLPDGEAVADSRDFPIHLCLKNKVSLKFSSLQELPGEKTFLSLQAHPGSLCSLRAIDQSVLLLQPEQELSLDSVFSQLPVQKLSGYSHRVEDFDPYPCLPFPSIIEEEMEVPHPPIPEDLEATPVPDRKKRSFWFGPNNDKNDVYNIFKEVGIKILTNSDVKKPFDCNLRFSMEDDMEGVAYMMEEGSGAEASDGPKETVRTYFPETWIWDLVPVGDTGKVNVEKTVPDTITKWAAGAFCTSSVGFGLAPNTGLTAFQPFFVSLTLPYSVIRGEVFTLKATVFNYLSKCIMVKVILAESDQFTARPCEGCQYTLCLCAEESRTFKWILTPTALGEVSVKVSAEALKTEELCGNEVATVPEKGRIDTIVQTLLVEAEGTQETVSHNALLCPAEGPVEKDISLKLPEVFVEGSAKATLSVLGDLMGRAMKNLDSLLKMPYGCGEQNMVLFAPNIYILNYLQSTRQLTKEIQTRATGFLESGYQRELNYKHDDGSYSAFGQSDESGNTWLTSFVLKSFGGAKPYIFVDPAHIAQAKAWLASHQQKDGCITSVGKLFHNGMKGGVGDQVSLTAYITAALLELDGNTTDPMVEKSLVCLKAAVSDKLENTYTTALLSYTFTLAQNQDMRAKLITHLDKIVDTSGGNRHWQRAEASGRKTDSLEVEMTSYVLLALLSGPSMPGFGLDYSTAIVRWLAQQQNPYGGFASTQDTVVALQALAKYGAATFSPEGASAVSVSSAGGLNMEFTVNQNNRLLYQEEQLNEVPGDYNIKAQGKSCVFVQIAMHYNIPPPPDFSTFNISTETLGKCNSTKKSLIVSVDVRYNGRREETNMVIINVKLLSGFVLDKSSLRPLKNDPTVKRVDLEEGHVIIYLDGLKQKETKTYSLAIEEDVPVRNLKPAVVKVYDYYQTSDEAVSEYSSPCAESDEINEV from the exons ATGGCTCTCCACTTACTTTCCCTTGTATTGATCACCTCAGTGATTTTACAAACTGTGACATCGAGCACCTTCAAAAC GATTTACCTGGTGACGGTCAGCTCGGAAGTGGTAGGAGGGACCACAGAGAAACTTTGTGCTCAGGTCCACCAAACCACAGAGCCTCTGTCATTGAAGGTGTCGATGGAGATGGAGGATGGCAGCAGCACCATTCTACTGGAGGAAGCCGTAACACAGGATTTCTATCGCTGCACCTCCTTCCAG GTACCCACAGTGAAGGCTGACAGTGTGGCCACTGTCCATGTCAGCATCAAGGGGAGGAAGGATGAGATGAGTAAAAAGACCAAGATCTTTATCAAGCCCAAAAGATTCCTCACCATTTTCCAGACAGACAAACCAGTCTACaaacctggacagacag TCAAGTTCCGAATCGTCTCGCTGGATGCTAGTTTCTTGTCATTCAATCAGATG TATGAAACAGTGGAACTTCAG GACCCCAACTCCAACCGCATTGCTCAGTGGTTGAACCAGTCAACAGTGAGTGGAATTCTGGACCTGTCCCACCCCATGTCTGCAGAGGCAACGCAAGGAAGTTACGTCATCACTGCATGGAATGAGAAGGGAGAACAAACCTCCCAAAACTTTGACATCAAAGAATATG TGTTGCCCAAATATGAGGTGAAAGTCCATCTTCCCCAAACAATAACTATTCTGGACAAACAAGCAACACTGAGAGTTTGTGGAAA ATACACTTATGGAAAACCAGTGCTGGGGTCTGTCACGACGAAAGTTTGCAGAAATGCCAATCGACGTTACTGGTCATATGATTCTAGTAATATCTGCGACTTGTATCTTATGAAA ACGGACAAAACTGGTTGTGCAACCCAAATTATTGACGTGACCCGGTTCGGTTTAAATGAATCAAAGTTTGATGACTTTGAAGTGGAGACTGAGATGGAGGAATATGGAACGG GGGTCATCCTTAAAGGTAGTGGTAAGGCAAGCTTCACCAATGTCATCATAACTGTCAGTTTTGAGGACGTGCCCCAAGCATATAAACCAGGGATTGCATACGAGGGGAAG ATCAAAGTGACCGGTCCAGACTCTACTCCCATTCCCAATGAGCCTGTGTATCTCTTCCTACAAAACAGTGGCACATCTGAAAACTGGACTCTCACCACAGACAGCAAGGGCATTGCTTCTTTCTCTCTAGACACTTCTCTGTGGAGTTCTGAGTCTGTGTCTCTGTCG GCTCGTTATCAAAAGGTTAAGAAGGATTATCCGTACATGCGCAGTGTGCGTAGACCAGAATATACATCCGCTAACCATTTCGCAAGGAAGTTTTATTCCAAGAGCAAGAGCTTTGTGAAGATAATGCAGGGCGAAGGGAAGTTCTCCTGTAAAAAGGACGGTATTGTTCTTGCTCGCTACATCATCCAGGGGGAGGAGCTGATAAAGGGACAGACGACCCTGGACTTTTTCTATCTG GTTATATCTAGAGGCAGCATTCAGCAGCATGGCCGTCTTCCTGTGGCCGTTATTGAAGGAAAAG TAAACCAAGGGGAGCTGACGCTCTCGCTGCAGCGAATGCCTGAGCTGACCCCTTTAGCCCAGGTAGTGGTGTATACCATGCTGCCTGATGGGGAGGCAGTAGCAGACAGTCGAGACTTCCCCATTCACCTCTGCCTGAAAAACAAG GTGTCCCTGAAGTTCTCGTCCCTCCAGGAGTTGCCAGGGGAGAAGACCTTTCTGAGCCTCCAGGCCCACCCGGGGTCTCTTTGTTCTCTCAGGGCCATCGACCAGAGTGTGCTGCTGCTGCAGCCTGAACAGGAGCTCAGTTTAGACTCT gtcttcAGTCAGCTGCCTGTTCAGAAGTTGTCTGGATATTCACACAGAGTAGAAGACTTTGACCCCTACCCATGCCTACCATTTCCTTCAATCATtgaagaggagatggaggtgcCCCATCCACCTATACCTGAGGATTTGGAAGCAACACCCGTACCTGATAGGAAAAAACGCTCATTCTGGTTTGGCCCCAACAACGACAAAAACGACGTTTACAACATCTTTAAA GAAGTTGGAATCAAGATCCTGACCAACTCCGACGTGAAAAAACCTTTTGACTGTAACCTAAGGTTTTCTATGGAGGACGATATGGAAGGTG TTGCCTACATGATGGAAGAGGGCTCAGGAGCTGAAGCCTCTGACGGGCCTAAGGAGACCGTCCGCACATACTTCCCTGAGACCTGGATCTGGGACCTGGTGCCTGTGGG AGATACAGGAAAGGTGAATGTTGAGAAGACTGTCCCTGACACCATCACTAAGTGGGCTGCAGGGGCGttctgtacttcctcagtgggtTTTGGCCTGGCTCCCAACACTGGCCTCACTGCCTTCCAACCCTTCTTTGTGAGCCTGACGCTGCCCTACTCTGTCATCCGGGGGGAGGTGTTCACACTCAAGGCCACAGTGTTCAACTACCTCTCCAAGTGTATCATG GTGAAGGTGATTCTAGCTGAGTCGGACCAGTTCACAGCCAGGCCATGTGAAGGCTGCCAGTACACCCTGTGTCTGTGTGCTGAAGAGAGCAGGACCTTCAAGTGGATCCTCACCCCAACTGCTCTGG GGGAGGTGAGTGTGAAAGTGAGCGCCGAGGCATTGAAGACTGAGGAGCTCTGCGGAAACGAAGTGGCCACGGTGCCAGAGAAAGGACGCATTGACACCATTGTGCAAACACTGCTGGTAGAG GCCGAGGGAACCCAGGAGACGGTTAGCCACAACgccctgctctgccctgcag AGGGCCCAGTGGAGAAGGACATCTCTCTGAAGCTGCCTGAGGTGTTTGTGGAGGGCTCTGCCAAGGCCACCCTCTCAGTACTAG GCGACCTGATGGGCCGGGCCATGAAGAACCTGGACAGCCTGTTGAAGATGCCCTATGGCTGTGGAGAGCAGAACATGGTGCTGTTTGCTCCCAACATCTACATCCTCAACTACCTGCAGAGCACCAGGCAGCTCACCAAGGAGATCCAGACCAGGGCCACAGGCTTCTTAGAGAGTG GCTACCAGAGAGAGCTCAACTACAAGCATGATGATGGCTCCTACAGTGCCTTTGGGCAGAGTGATGAGTCTGGAAACACCTG GCTCACCTCCTTTGTGCTGAAGTCCTTTGGCGGGGCCAAGCCCTACATCTTTGTGGACCCCGCCCACATTGCCCAGGCCAAGGCCTGGTTGGCCAGTCACCAGCAGAAGGATGGCTGCATCACATCAGTGGGGAAACTCTTCCATAACGGCATGAAG GGAGGGGTCGGGGATCAAGTGTCGCTCACTGCCTACATTACCGCTGCACTCCTGGAGCTGGATGGCAACACTACT GACCCCATGGTGGAGAAGAGTCTGGTGTGTCTGAAGGCAGCAGTGTCTGACAAGCTGGAGAACACCTACACCACAGCCCTGCTGTCCTACACATTCACCCTGGCACAAAACCAGGACATGAGGGCCAAGCTcatcacccacctggacaagattGTTGATACCTCAG GTGGCAATCGTCACTGGCAGAGAGCAGAGGCTTCTGGGCGGAAGACGGACTCTCTGGAGGTGGAAATGACATCCTACGTGCTGCTGGCGCTGCTCTCAGGCCCCTCCATGCCAGGCTTTGGGCTGGACTACTCCACCGCCATCGTCCGCTGGCTGGCCCAGCAGCAGAACCCCTACGGAGGTTTTGCTTCCACACAG GACACAGTGGTAGCACTGCAGGCCCTGGCCAAGTACGGTGCTGCCACCTTCAGTCCAGAGGGCGCCAGTGCAGTCAGTGTGAGCTCAGCTGGAGGCCTGAATATGGAGTTCACTGTGAATCAGAACAACAGGCTGCTCTATCAGGAGGAGCAGCTGAATGAGGTCCCTGGGGACTACAACATCAAGGCACAGGGCAAGAGCTGCGTGTTTGTGCAG ATCGCCATGCACTACAATATTCCCCCTCCCCCTGATTTCTCTACTTTTAACATCTCAACAGAGACACTGGGGAAATGCAACAGCACCAAGAAATCTCTGATTGTGTCTGTGGATGTAAG GTACAACGGTCGGCGAGAGGAGACCAACATGGTGATCATCAATGTCAAGCTTCTCTCCGGCTTCGTCCTGGACAAGTCCTCCCTCAGGCCT TTGAAAAATGACCCCACTGTCAAGCGAGTTGACCTGGAGGAAGGACATGTCATAATCTACCTAGATGGG CTGAAGCAGAAGGAAACTAAGACGTACAGCCTGGCCATAGAGGAGGATGTGCCTGTGAGGAATCTGAAACCAGCTGTGGTGAAAGTGTATGACTACTACCAGACAA GTGATGAAGCTGTGAGTGAATACAGCTCCCCATGTGCAGAGA GTGATGAAATCAATGaagtgtga